A window of Maioricimonas rarisocia genomic DNA:
GTTCTTCCGCGTGGACGGCAAAAACGACCAGCCATCCGAAGTACCCCGCCAGTCCCAGGAGGATATGCCGGGGATCGATGCCACTCAGCGGCCGCGTGTAGAGCGGGACCAGAGGAATCGCGACGGCCACGACAAGCATCATCAGTCCGGGGTAGCCCGCCGCGTAAAGCGTGTTCACGTACAGACTCTGCATGCTCGTGATGAACGGCACGCCCATGTAGTCCGAGAACACCAGATTGCAGTTTCCGATGCCATGTCCCCAGAAGGGTGGCGGGACTGCATCGACGAATTCGTAGACGTATCCGCGATTACTTGCCTTGAGGCCTCCGCCGAAAATCAGCGGCATCACGCGATCCAGAATCACCTGGAACAGCGAGACCGAATTCGAGTCGTTCGACTTCACCAGAAGCTGGAACACCGCATACGGAGCAACTCCGACCACGCCGAGCTTGAAGGCGGTCATCAGTCGGGCACCCAGATTCGTGGGCGAGAACACGAGAGCCGCGCCGAAGCCCGCCAGCACACTGAGGATGCCGGTCAGACTCCCCGTCAGCAGCAGCACCAGCCCCATCACCAGCCGCCGGACGATCATCTGCCGGTCAGACGACACGAACGACAGCACGAACGGCACCAGCAGCCATTCCGCCAGGTGGCTCGGTTCGCGAAATGATCCCAGGGCACGGTGAAACGCATAGTCGAACTGAATCGCCTGTTCACCGCCGTTCGTACCAAGGCGGGATCGCGGCGGCTCGGGAAGGCCCAGCAGCTGTGCGGCATAGACATACAACGCGAAGAATGCGAAGAATGCGCCGATGCCGGTTGTCGCCCGGATCATCCGCTGACGGCCGAAACGATGGATGAACCAGGCTGTCAGCGCCGCGGTGAAGATGAATCCGAGCAGGTTGAAGAACCGCAGCGTGAGAAAGATAGGGTAGGGCGTCGTCGCCAGCTCCGGCATCAGGCCGGCGTAGCGATGAACCATCGACTGCACGACTGTCGTCGTTGCGAGCAGGGCTCCCCAGAAAAGGAACATCCCCGCCCCGGGAAGTAGCGGCGTGCGGAACGTGCGAAGAACCAGCAGGACCGTTCCGCCGATCGCCAGCACATGACCGGCCCACGGCACCGGGATCGGGCCGACGTTGTACGCGGCCACCGCACTGCAGACGACGGTCGTCATGAACAGCAGCGACAGCAGCCGCTGTGTCAACGAGTCGCGCGCGCCCAACGTCGCAGTAACGCCTCCGGTGCGTCCCTGCGACCAGGCCGGTGTGCTGAGTTGGGCAACTGCACGAGACATCTGCAATCGTGCTGGCAGAGCCTGTCACGCTGCGTCAACGATGCGCCCCTGCATCCGACGCCTGCATGACGGAGATATCCGGTCGTGCCGGGCGGTCCCTCGCTCCTGGAGTCCGTAACCGGGCGAGAAAAGTACCAGTGATGCCGGGAGGGCGTCAATATGGAGTTCGGGCGGGGGCTGGAGCCCAAGATGCGGGGCTCCAAAGTCCGAGATCAGCACCCGGTCTCCCGCGAGTTCGACCACCCGGTAGACCCACTCGCCATAGCCGCGATGCCGGCCCACGAATCCGTCCGGGCCCGCGTACAGACACTCCGCCTCCATCGTGTCGAGCATGCGGAACAGCCCCGACGACAGATTCGCCGGCTCTCGACCGTCGGCAGCCCGTGGCGCTGTGTGAACGGCCACACTCCGGTATCGGTTTCGCTGTTCGGGATCGGGGGTGTACAGGAACGAACCCGGATCGGCGAGTATATCCCGCCCCTCGAACTGCACTTCGATCGCGAGCTGGTCGCAGTGGGCGTGCCCACCAGTATTCCCTGCTGAGAGCTGCCCGCAGCGAACGGCGAAGTACAGCCGCGGACTCCGCCAGACGTACAATCCGAAGTTAGGAAACCGGGTCAGCGTGGGCGCCGAAGCGAACACCTCGCTCCCCAGATCGATGCAGCCGGTGACCGATTCAAGCTGCGAATCCGCTGCCAGTCGCTCCAGATGATCACGGATGCGACTGCTGCTGGCTTCGAGCTGTACACGGTCGGAGTCACACCGAATCGGGGACGTCGCTTCATTTCGCTGCAGCAATGCCCGGACGAACTCGGCTCCCCAGCTGAAAGCCGATCCGGGCTTCTCCGGTTCGATCAGAGCCCGTCCGGCTCCGAGCAATGGCCCGGACGCCAGCGAATCGTCCCACCAGTAGGTCTCGTCGTCGGCCAGTTCGTCGAAGCCGCTCAGGTTCTCGAACCGCTCGCGGGCTTCGGCGACGGTCATCGGCGTCATCGCGACGTCAAGCTTCAGGAAGCGACCGCTGTCGTTGTCGCCGATCTGATGCAACCGGCCGTCCGGCTTTGTCACCACTTCGCAGAAACGGATCATCCGCCGGATCGTCTCGAAGTGGCTCGCCGGTACGGGCGTCTCTCCGATGGCCTCGGCACTCGCCGTGTCCGTTGCGGGGTGCACGGTGGCAGCCGGTCCGTTCGGCAGCAGCTTCCGGCGGACTTCGACGAGTGATTGCCGCTTCTCCTCAGAGAGGGAACACAGCACGGCGGTCCCGAAGACAACCATCTCCGAACACAGCCGGTGGTAGCTCGTGGAGGCCTCGAAGTGCCCGCCATCTTCCAGAAACTGCCGGTCGGTTTCCGAAAGAAACTGCGCCGCCGCGAACGCCAGCCAGGCATCGACTTCGGGGGAGGGACTCAGGCAGCTCGTGGCGTACAGCAGCCCGGTTACGTTCGCCAGGTAATGGTTGCCCCGCGTTTCCGGCGTCCACTCCAGATGTTCGACAATGTGCTGTGCGTGGGCATACGCACCGCGGGCCAGCAGCGTTTCGAATTCCGCGTCGAATGAATGTCCGAACGCCCGGAACATGTCCCACGCCGTCAGCCAGTTGGCGATCCGGATGCCGACGTCCATGGAACACCGCCACTGGACACCGTAGCCGGGCGGATTCGTCGCGAGAAAGTCGAGCACCTGATTGCGGAACTCCTCGGCATACCCGACGTGACAGGTGAGGGCGAATGCCTGGGCAAGCGTAACGAAGTGCTGGCAGCGGCCGAGCTCCCACGGCACTTTCACATCCCGGCCGGGCACGTACCCCATCGGGCAGTCCCCCTGCCACATGGATTCGCTCCAGCGGAAGCCCGATTTGATGTCCCGCTGCCAGTCGATCGGCTCGTAGTCGGGAGAAACCTGTCGCCAGATTCGCTGCGATTCGGCGAGGTTGGACCGGTTGATTCGTCCGGCAAGCCAGGCACCGTCGGCATCGATCGCCAAAGCATCATCCGCCCCGGCCTTGTAGCCGACCGACCGCCATCCCGAGCCGAGCAGATCGAACCGATGCCCGCAGTACAGTTCCGCGAGAGAGATAATCTGATCTCGATCGACACCGTCCGGACTTCGTGCCGCATCCGGAACGAGCGTGCCGGGAAGCAGACGACCATTCCAGTCCGTCGGGTACGTCGTTCGCCGCTGACAGCGAGACCGCTCACGTGCGTGCTGCACTTCCCGCTTCAGTCGCCGCCATACCCGCTGAAGCAGCGGTGCGGTGCCTGAGGACTTCGTTTCAATGGTGTTCTTGGGATTCCGGGACATGACTCGTGCTCCCTGGCCGGAACATCCTGCTGCGGCTCGTTGGTGTCGATCGTTCTCCGAGCCTACGCGGCACTTCTGAGTGTGCCGCTCTCTTCCAGAACTGCGTCGGTCCCTTCTGCCTCGCGGAGGTCGAACAGGCGGTGCACCCTGCGGTAGATTCCCAGATTCAGGCAGGCGAAGACTCCGGTCGTGGCGCAGGCGACTCCGACAGCATCGGCCCGCCAGATGGCCGCCGCGTACAGCAGCGGCTGGGCCACAACCATCGAGATGGCACACCACCACAGGAACCGATAGTCGCGCAGTCGCAGCAGTATGCCCACATACGGGCTGAACGCGAGGCCGATCGCCGCGGCCGCCGTCAGGATCTGGAACACCGTCACCGCCTGTGGATAGCGACCGCCATCAATCAGCGGGAACCACCAGTTTGCCGTCAGTGCCAGGACCGCGAACATCGGTGTCACCGCCAGCATCAGTTGTCGATGACGTCGCAGGACGTGCATCAGCTCGTCACGCTTTGTCGCTTTCTGCAGCAGTGGAATGAGTACGACATGCACCGACGTGAGGGCCATCATCAGCAGCCCGTACAGGCGGTAGCCGGCGGCGTACACGGCGACCTGTTCGGTCGTACTCAGCTCCTGCAGACAAAGCAGATCCATCCGCGTCGAAACCGACAGCAGCATGAAGTAGCCGAGCGCGTAGCGGATTTTGCTGCCCAGAATCTCTCTGGCGAGAGTGAACAGTTGCCGGGGAAACTGCGAGGCCGTTTCGATCAGCCCGCGCACTCCGGTTGCCAGCAGGCTTGCTGTCACACCGGCCGCGTGCAACCACAGCACCGCGGCGGCGGTCACTTCACGTTTCATGCCAAGGGCCCAGATCGCCAGTCCGACGACGAAGACCATCGACTTCAGGACTTCGACACGCGAGTACCGGCCGAACTGCAGCTTTCGCCTGAGCCGTGTGCGGGCACACTCGTTGATAGCCGACACGATGACAAGCAGGCTCCACGGCAGCAGCACCGCCTGGAATCCGTCCGCCAGGAGAAACCCGGCGATGATCCCGCCGACGGCGAATGCAAACTGAAGGGCGAGAAAGTCGGACTCCCGCTCTTCGAGTTGCAGTTCGTCGTGACCGATCACATACACCTGATTGAGACTCTGCAGGCATCCTGCAAAGACCATCGTGTGCCACGCGACCGCCAGGCTGTGCGTCGAGAACTGCTCCGGTGCCATGAACCGGATCAGGATCAGCTGTGCGAGTGCCCAGATGCCCTTCGACAGCACCTCACCGCCGAGAACGAAGAGAATTGCACGCATGTGGGTCAGGTTCGCAGTGGATGCCGCCGGCCGGTCGTTGCGATGTCGGGTCGCAACCAGTCGCGGAAGTTCGTCGACCGTTGACTGTCTCGAGACGGGTGACGGGGGCGGAGGACAGCCGCGGCATGTCCAGGGCCGTCCCCGATCCAGTGGTGGCCCGCGGACATGAGAACGACGTCACGGCCCCGGTGGCCGTCCAGAAACTTCGTTTCGGGTATTGTCAGGGAACATACGCCAGCAGGTCGCCGGAGCAGAGCTCGGGATTGCGGCGGAACTCCTGCAGCGAGGCTTCCCGCATGCGGTGCCCGGTGATCTGGGCAAACCGGTACCCCTCGTGGCAGTCGACGATGTATTCGATCAGTTCGATCGGCTTGTACCCGAAGCTCGCCATCGCGTCGGCGTTCAGTTCGACGAACAGGTCCGGACGATGCTCGGTCAGCGTGTGCCGGGCCCCGCGAAGGATCGCCGCTTCAGCTCCCTCGGCATCCGCCTTGATGACGTCAACCCGTTCCGTCTGATCGGACAGCAGATCGTCGAGCGGATGGGCTTCGACCTCAAACCGGTCAGCACTTTCCCATCCCTGCTCTTTCAGCGAAGCATGTCCGAAACCGACGTCCTGCGGCGGAACGCACAGGGTGACGGTCTGCTTCGTATCCGCCAGAGCACAGTTGAACAGTTTCACGTTCGTCAATTCGTTCAGCTGCACGTTGCTGGAAAGCCGGCGGTAGACTTCCGGCTGCGGCTCGAAGCTGAAGACGCGTCCCTGCGGACCGACGGTCCGGGCGGCCAGCAGCGTGTAGTAGCCGATGTTGGCACCGACATCGACGAACGTCGCCCCGCGGTGCAGGCGCCTGAGCAGCGTCCGCGTCAGGCAGGGCTCGTACGCGAAGAAGTAAACCGTACGATCGATGAACTGGTCCAGACGCAGATGCATCCGAAGCCCCATGTTCACCGTGTGCACCCCGTCGCCGGGCACGGCATGCAGCCGCCGGGCCAGCGAAATGACGCGGTGCTTGCCGCGCGTCGTCGGGTTACAGCGATTCGCAGTTCTCAGAATCGAATGCAGCATGAGCGTGCTCCGGGGACGTCTCAGGCGACCAGACGCAGGTCGGAATTGGGGGCATCGGCCTCGGCAAAGTGGTGTTCCCACCACATGGCGAGATTCAGCAGGAACCACAGCTGTTGGCAGTCGCGGGCGTTGTACAACTCGGCGATCGCGGCCGGATCAAACAGGCCGGTCTCGTTGCAGAAACGGTCGATCCGCTCGCGGGCAACCGTCCCCAGCGTATCCATCAGCCAGTCGTGAACGGGAACGCCGAAGCCCTGTTTGCGGCGGTCGATGATCGAATCGGGGATGACGCCACGCACCGCCTTCTTGAGGATGTGCTTGAGTACGCCATCGCGGGTCTTCATGTCCTGTGAAATGCCCATTGCGTACTCGACAAACTTGTGGTCGAGAAACGGGACGCGGGCCTCGAGACTGGCTCCCATCGTCATCTTGTCGACCCGCATCAGCAGCAGTTCCGGCAGCCGCAGGTTCAGATCGACGTAGCTCATCCAGTGCAGATGCGAACGCTCCCACGCCGAGGATTCAAACCGTTCCCGCATCGGCTGGAGCGGTCCCCAGGCAGTCAGGCCACCGAGCCGACGTCGCAGCTCCGGCGAGAACAGTCGCATCTTCTGTTCGTGCGGAAAGGCATTGATGCTGCCCCAGAAGATCGGCGTGCCGGCGGCGTACCGCGACAACAGATCGCCCCGGTGCCCCGGGTCCTGTCCGGGAATCATCCGCCAGGCGGCGAGCATCATCCGCATCACGGACTTCGGGACGTGCGACCGCGAGAGGAGCTGCTGCAGACGCAGACTCTTCCGCCACGCCTCGTAGCCCCAGAACAGTTCGTCCGAGCCTTCGCCCACCTGACAGACAGTCACGCCATTGTCCCGGGCCAGCCTGGCCAGGTAGTGCACCGGCACGCAGACCGGATCACCGATCGGCTCGTCCTGCAGATGGATCATCTCCGGCAGGAAGTTCAGCAGGTCCTCCTGCTTGAGCAGGATTTCGTGATGCTGTGCGCCGATTCCGTCGGCAACCTGTCGGGCATATTCGGTCTCGTTGCGGTAGCGGGAAAACTCGCCCTGGTACCCGACCGAGAACGTCTTCACCACACCGGTCTGCGGATCGGCGGTTTCCTTGAACAGCGCGGCATTCGTACTCGAGTCGATCCCGCCGGAGAGAAACACGCCGACCGGCACGTCACTCACGGATCGCAGATCGACGGCATCGCGCAGTTCGTGCAGCAGACGGTCGGCGATGTCCGCCTCGCTCGCTCCCGCTGTAGATTCGGTGTGATCCCACACGTCCCAGTAGCGATGGACTCGCCGCTCGCCGTTGCGATTCACCTTCATCCACGTGCCCGGCGGCAGCTTGTTGATGCCGTCGAACAGCGTATGCGGTGCGGGCGTCGTCAGGTACGAGAGGTAGTAGAACAGCCCCTCCTCGTTGATCTTCCGCGGCTGCTGCGGGTCGGCAAGCAGTGCTTTGATCTCGGAGGCAAACGCGAAGCGGTTGTTGTGCTCGGTGTAGTACAGCGGCTTGATGCCGATCCGGTCGCGGACCAGCCACAGTTCCTGCTGACGTGTGTCCCACACTGCGAACGCAAACATGCCCCGCAACCGCTCGACGCAATCGATTCCCCACTGCTGGAAGGCACGCAGGAGAACCTCGGTGTCGGAATGATCGGTCTTCCAGGAATGATGCCCGAGCTGCACCAGTTCCCTGCGGATCTCGGCGTGGTTGTAGATCTCGCCGTTGAAGGTGATCCAGAGCGAACCGTCCGATGTGGACATCGGCTGCGCGGCGGATTCGCTCAGATCGATGATCGACAGCCGTCGGTGTGCCAGCCCGACCGTCTGGTCGTCGGAGATCCACATGCTGGCGCCGTCGGGACCGCGGTGCACCATCGTGTCCCGCATCCGCTTCAGAGACGCCGGCGTGATCGTGCCGGTGGAACCGTTCTGTTCGACGACGCCGACGATGCCGCACATGGAATCGTATCCTGATGTTTCGTCCGGGCCTGACAGTTCGGCAGCCAGGCCGTCGACGACATCCCCCCCGGGACGCCGGTCACTTTGAGCAGCGAACGCTCCAGCGCCCGCCGCGTTTGTTCAACGATCACGCTTCGTTCCGACAGGATCGCCCCCGCCGCGCGTGGCGGAGGCATCTCCTGTCATTTCACCTTCAGGCGGCCCGTCGAATGACGTTGTCGCAACCCGGGTCGATCGGCAGAGACGGACGAACAGCCGGTCCCTCTGCCATTACCTTCCGCCAGATCCCGCGGGTATCGATCAGGTGTTTTCCAGCCAGATCATCTGCGGAAAGCTCACGGAACGGGCTGTGATCGGTCAGCAGGACGAGAATGTTCGACTCGGCGATCGTCTCTTCGACCGACGAGAGCGGAAACTCCTTGAACTGCTCGGCCGTCACATACGGCTCACAGACCCGCAATTCGCCCAGGCCCGCACCGGCCAGATCGCGAACGATCTCGAGGCTCGGACTCTCGCGAAGGTCATCCACGTCCGACTTGTAGGCCAGTCCGAGACAGCCGATGACTGGCTTCTCGACCGACGCGGCTGCCGCCCGCACCTGTTCGATCACGAAATGCGGCTTTGAGTCGTTGACGTTCCGAGCCGTGCGGATCAGCGGAGTCACCTCCGGAGCCGCTTCGACCAGGAACCACGGATCGACACTGATGCAGTGGCCGCCGACACCCGGACCGGGGGTGAGAATGTTCACACGCGGATGGTGGTTGGCCAGTTCGATGATCTCGAACGGATCGGCGCCCAGCTTGCCCGCCAGAATCGACAGCTCGTTGGCGAACGCGATGTTCACGTCGCGGAACGCGTTCTCCACCAGCTTCGTCGCTTCGGCCGTAATTGCCGACGTCGCGTGAATGTTGCCACGCACAAAGGTCCGGTAGAAGTCCAGCACCTGCTGCGTACAGGCAGGCGTCATTCCCCCGACGATGCGATCGTTCTCGACCGCTTCGATGAGGATCCGGCCAGGCAGCACACGTTCGGGACAATGTGCGACGTAGACATCCTCGCCGATCGCCAGGTGTTCCGGCACCGCGTGGGGAATCACGACGTCTTCGGTCGTCTTCGGCGGGCTGGTCGATTCGAGGATGATCAGATTGCCGGCACGGACGTACGGCTTGATCGATTCGCTGGCTGCCTCGACATACGACAGATCGGCACGATGATCTTCGGTAATCGGCGTCGGCACGCACAGGAAGAAGACATCCGCTTCGCACGGCGACGTCTCGGCCCGCAGCTTTCCTTCGCGAACGACCTGCTCGACGAGTGTGTCGAGATGCGGTTCGACGACGTGGATGCGACCGGCGTTGATCGTCGCGACGACATCCGGTCGAACGTCAACGCCTACGACCTCGTAACCACGGTCCGCCAGAATCGCAGCCGTCGGAAGGCCGATGTATCCGAGCCCGACGACACAGATTTTACGCCGGGGAGGCTGGCCCGCCGGGGAGAACCCTCCGGGCCCCTGAACCAGGTGAGTCATGTTTCGCTGTCCTTAGCGCGACCGGTTACCGCTGGAACGCAAACCGGTTTTCATCCTGAACGATTTCGACCGTTGCCATGATCCGGGAGGCCCGACACTCGTGCGAACGTCCTGTCCGCCTGCCTGACACACCCGCCGCAATACCGCCTGCCGGTTCTCGCCGGTATCAGGCAGCCACTCGCTGCGTTTCGCGTTCTTCCCAGGCCCGCGTCGCCAGCAGATTCGCAATGCGGCCCGATGCCTGCCCGTCGCCGTAGGGGTTCTGCGGCGACTGACGCCGGGCGTACTCATCTGCGTCCGTCAGAAGCATGTGGGCCCGCTCCACGATCTGAGCGGTCGACGTGCCCACAAGTTCCACAACGCCCGAGTCGACCGCTTCGGGTCGCTCGGTCGTGTCCCGGGTCACAAGCACCGGCTTGCCGAGTGAAGGCGCCTCCTCCTGCACCCCGCCGGAGTCGGTGATGATCAGCGTCGCCCGGTCCATCAGCCAGACGAATTCGGGGTACGCCGCTGGCTCACACAGGTGAACGTTCTCCAGTCCGCCGAGGATCCGCAGCACCGGTTCACGCACGTTCGGGTTCAGATGCATCGGATACAGGAAGACGGTTTCCGGGAACTCCAGGGCGAGGTTCCTCAGGGCCGTGCAGACCGACTCGAACTTCGGACCGAAATTCTCCCGGCGATGCCCGGTAATGAGCACCATCCGGCGACCATCGACCATGCTGTACTTCTCGATCCACTGCTGGTCCCGCTGACGTTCCCGCTGTACGGTCCAGAGCAATGCGTCGATGACCGTGTTGCCGGTCACGTGAATCGACGACTCGGCAACGCCTTCTTTCCGCAGATTGTTGGCGGAACGCTCGGTCGGTGCACAGTGCACCTGGGCGGTCAGGCCGCCGACCCGGCGATTGAATTCTTCCGGCCACGGCGAGTACAGATTGTGCGTCCGCAGACCGGCTTCGACGTGAATGAACGGCAGACGCCGATAGAACGCCACCATCGACGCACACAGGACGGTGGTGGTATCCCCCTGGGCGACCACGCAGTCCGGCCGTGATTTCTCGACTGTTTCGTCCAGAGCCGTCAGGCAGGACGCGGTCAGGCTGGTGAGCGTCTGGTTCGCACGCATCAGATCGAGGTTGTAATCCGCCTCGATGCCGAAGTAGTCCGCCACCTGAGCCAGCATTTCCCGGTGCTGACCGGTGAAGCAGATGACCGGATCGACGCCGGAGCTCGACTCGGCACAGGCCTGGATGACCGGCGCCATTTTGATTGCTTCCGGTCGCGTGCCCACAACCAGCAGCGTGCGCACACCGTTTCCGTTCGTCGGGAAGCCTGGCATGATCGTCCTTGATCTCACTCGAGTTGCGTGTCATCCGCTCTGTTCATCCGGACGAGAGCAGACGGCGGCGGGACATTAGTAGTTAAGCGACACTACGGTCAATACGTCTTGTCGGCCCTCGCCGTATCCGGCCCGGCTGTCAATTTCGAAGATGCCCGCATCAGCGATATCCACCGTACTCACGACCCGCGGCGGCACGGTGAATCACTTCGGACTGCAGTGAAGACCGCGTGGCCAGTTCCGCCTGCTGCTGAAGCTGCGGGTCGTTCGGGCGGCGG
This region includes:
- a CDS encoding heparinase II/III family protein; this translates as MSRNPKNTIETKSSGTAPLLQRVWRRLKREVQHARERSRCQRRTTYPTDWNGRLLPGTLVPDAARSPDGVDRDQIISLAELYCGHRFDLLGSGWRSVGYKAGADDALAIDADGAWLAGRINRSNLAESQRIWRQVSPDYEPIDWQRDIKSGFRWSESMWQGDCPMGYVPGRDVKVPWELGRCQHFVTLAQAFALTCHVGYAEEFRNQVLDFLATNPPGYGVQWRCSMDVGIRIANWLTAWDMFRAFGHSFDAEFETLLARGAYAHAQHIVEHLEWTPETRGNHYLANVTGLLYATSCLSPSPEVDAWLAFAAAQFLSETDRQFLEDGGHFEASTSYHRLCSEMVVFGTAVLCSLSEEKRQSLVEVRRKLLPNGPAATVHPATDTASAEAIGETPVPASHFETIRRMIRFCEVVTKPDGRLHQIGDNDSGRFLKLDVAMTPMTVAEARERFENLSGFDELADDETYWWDDSLASGPLLGAGRALIEPEKPGSAFSWGAEFVRALLQRNEATSPIRCDSDRVQLEASSSRIRDHLERLAADSQLESVTGCIDLGSEVFASAPTLTRFPNFGLYVWRSPRLYFAVRCGQLSAGNTGGHAHCDQLAIEVQFEGRDILADPGSFLYTPDPEQRNRYRSVAVHTAPRAADGREPANLSSGLFRMLDTMEAECLYAGPDGFVGRHRGYGEWVYRVVELAGDRVLISDFGAPHLGLQPPPELHIDALPASLVLFSPGYGLQERGTARHDRISPSCRRRMQGRIVDAA
- a CDS encoding lipopolysaccharide biosynthesis protein, yielding MRAILFVLGGEVLSKGIWALAQLILIRFMAPEQFSTHSLAVAWHTMVFAGCLQSLNQVYVIGHDELQLEERESDFLALQFAFAVGGIIAGFLLADGFQAVLLPWSLLVIVSAINECARTRLRRKLQFGRYSRVEVLKSMVFVVGLAIWALGMKREVTAAAVLWLHAAGVTASLLATGVRGLIETASQFPRQLFTLAREILGSKIRYALGYFMLLSVSTRMDLLCLQELSTTEQVAVYAAGYRLYGLLMMALTSVHVVLIPLLQKATKRDELMHVLRRHRQLMLAVTPMFAVLALTANWWFPLIDGGRYPQAVTVFQILTAAAAIGLAFSPYVGILLRLRDYRFLWWCAISMVVAQPLLYAAAIWRADAVGVACATTGVFACLNLGIYRRVHRLFDLREAEGTDAVLEESGTLRSAA
- a CDS encoding FkbM family methyltransferase — encoded protein: MLHSILRTANRCNPTTRGKHRVISLARRLHAVPGDGVHTVNMGLRMHLRLDQFIDRTVYFFAYEPCLTRTLLRRLHRGATFVDVGANIGYYTLLAARTVGPQGRVFSFEPQPEVYRRLSSNVQLNELTNVKLFNCALADTKQTVTLCVPPQDVGFGHASLKEQGWESADRFEVEAHPLDDLLSDQTERVDVIKADAEGAEAAILRGARHTLTEHRPDLFVELNADAMASFGYKPIELIEYIVDCHEGYRFAQITGHRMREASLQEFRRNPELCSGDLLAYVP
- the asnB gene encoding asparagine synthase (glutamine-hydrolyzing) — protein: MCGIVGVVEQNGSTGTITPASLKRMRDTMVHRGPDGASMWISDDQTVGLAHRRLSIIDLSESAAQPMSTSDGSLWITFNGEIYNHAEIRRELVQLGHHSWKTDHSDTEVLLRAFQQWGIDCVERLRGMFAFAVWDTRQQELWLVRDRIGIKPLYYTEHNNRFAFASEIKALLADPQQPRKINEEGLFYYLSYLTTPAPHTLFDGINKLPPGTWMKVNRNGERRVHRYWDVWDHTESTAGASEADIADRLLHELRDAVDLRSVSDVPVGVFLSGGIDSSTNAALFKETADPQTGVVKTFSVGYQGEFSRYRNETEYARQVADGIGAQHHEILLKQEDLLNFLPEMIHLQDEPIGDPVCVPVHYLARLARDNGVTVCQVGEGSDELFWGYEAWRKSLRLQQLLSRSHVPKSVMRMMLAAWRMIPGQDPGHRGDLLSRYAAGTPIFWGSINAFPHEQKMRLFSPELRRRLGGLTAWGPLQPMRERFESSAWERSHLHWMSYVDLNLRLPELLLMRVDKMTMGASLEARVPFLDHKFVEYAMGISQDMKTRDGVLKHILKKAVRGVIPDSIIDRRKQGFGVPVHDWLMDTLGTVARERIDRFCNETGLFDPAAIAELYNARDCQQLWFLLNLAMWWEHHFAEADAPNSDLRLVA
- the wecC gene encoding UDP-N-acetyl-D-mannosamine dehydrogenase gives rise to the protein MTHLVQGPGGFSPAGQPPRRKICVVGLGYIGLPTAAILADRGYEVVGVDVRPDVVATINAGRIHVVEPHLDTLVEQVVREGKLRAETSPCEADVFFLCVPTPITEDHRADLSYVEAASESIKPYVRAGNLIILESTSPPKTTEDVVIPHAVPEHLAIGEDVYVAHCPERVLPGRILIEAVENDRIVGGMTPACTQQVLDFYRTFVRGNIHATSAITAEATKLVENAFRDVNIAFANELSILAGKLGADPFEIIELANHHPRVNILTPGPGVGGHCISVDPWFLVEAAPEVTPLIRTARNVNDSKPHFVIEQVRAAAASVEKPVIGCLGLAYKSDVDDLRESPSLEIVRDLAGAGLGELRVCEPYVTAEQFKEFPLSSVEETIAESNILVLLTDHSPFRELSADDLAGKHLIDTRGIWRKVMAEGPAVRPSLPIDPGCDNVIRRAA
- the wecB gene encoding non-hydrolyzing UDP-N-acetylglucosamine 2-epimerase — encoded protein: MPGFPTNGNGVRTLLVVGTRPEAIKMAPVIQACAESSSGVDPVICFTGQHREMLAQVADYFGIEADYNLDLMRANQTLTSLTASCLTALDETVEKSRPDCVVAQGDTTTVLCASMVAFYRRLPFIHVEAGLRTHNLYSPWPEEFNRRVGGLTAQVHCAPTERSANNLRKEGVAESSIHVTGNTVIDALLWTVQRERQRDQQWIEKYSMVDGRRMVLITGHRRENFGPKFESVCTALRNLALEFPETVFLYPMHLNPNVREPVLRILGGLENVHLCEPAAYPEFVWLMDRATLIITDSGGVQEEAPSLGKPVLVTRDTTERPEAVDSGVVELVGTSTAQIVERAHMLLTDADEYARRQSPQNPYGDGQASGRIANLLATRAWEERETQRVAA